One Edaphobacter bradus DNA window includes the following coding sequences:
- a CDS encoding CehA/McbA family metallohydrolase, translating to MTDLFCSAQQADLVLRGTITGKDRESYVEVPFEVGASVVRVTVDFSYTGRDQHTTIDLGLFDGERFRGWSGGNKSWFTVSETDATPSYLPGPIRPGTWKLILGVPSIGDGVKSEYVATIHLQRSGEAPAASTFSRAPLRAGAAWYRGDLHMHDAHSDGSCLSQSGAKVPCPLYKTVEAATARGLDFIAISDHNTISHYDAMRELQPYFDRLLLIPGREITTFEGHANVYGTTEFIDFRLEKGHVSIDDIQRQTEKLHGMFSINHPGLPSGSACMGCGWAAKDTDYSRVGAVEAINGGTLDGPMSGVAFWQEKLNRGFRLTGVGGSDNHNATMDPQAHSAVGYPATVVYAAELSERAILEGIRTGHVFVDVQGTRDRGIEFTAQADGKTVMMGDAIAPVAGANVHLVLTMNGLEGAHAEVIRDGEVTTLLDASVVKEHTETREFDYEADGKRHWVRVNVRAADGALLILGNPIYLNL from the coding sequence GTGACGGATCTTTTCTGTAGCGCGCAGCAGGCTGATCTTGTTCTGCGCGGCACCATTACGGGTAAGGACCGCGAGAGCTACGTCGAGGTTCCGTTCGAGGTGGGGGCCAGTGTCGTCCGCGTGACGGTCGATTTTTCCTACACTGGGCGCGATCAGCACACGACGATCGATCTGGGGCTATTTGACGGCGAGCGGTTTCGCGGATGGAGCGGCGGGAATAAGAGCTGGTTCACGGTTTCGGAGACAGACGCGACGCCATCGTATCTGCCGGGACCGATCCGCCCCGGGACATGGAAGCTCATTCTTGGGGTGCCAAGCATTGGGGATGGGGTCAAGTCGGAGTATGTTGCGACGATTCATCTTCAGCGTTCAGGAGAAGCGCCCGCGGCCTCGACCTTCAGTCGCGCACCGCTGCGAGCTGGCGCGGCGTGGTATCGCGGCGATCTGCACATGCACGACGCGCACAGCGATGGGTCGTGCCTGAGCCAGTCGGGAGCGAAGGTGCCTTGCCCGCTGTACAAGACGGTGGAGGCCGCGACTGCGCGGGGGCTGGACTTCATCGCCATCAGCGACCACAACACGATCTCGCACTATGACGCGATGCGCGAGCTGCAGCCGTACTTTGATCGTCTTCTGCTGATCCCGGGACGTGAGATCACGACATTTGAGGGGCACGCGAACGTCTACGGCACGACGGAGTTCATCGACTTCCGCCTGGAGAAGGGGCATGTATCGATCGACGACATCCAGCGGCAGACGGAGAAGCTGCACGGGATGTTCTCAATCAATCATCCTGGGCTGCCATCAGGAAGCGCCTGCATGGGCTGCGGGTGGGCGGCGAAGGATACCGACTACAGCCGCGTGGGAGCTGTGGAGGCTATCAATGGAGGAACGCTGGATGGGCCGATGTCGGGCGTCGCCTTCTGGCAGGAGAAGCTGAATCGGGGATTTCGGCTGACAGGCGTTGGCGGAAGTGACAACCACAATGCGACGATGGACCCACAGGCGCATTCGGCCGTCGGGTATCCAGCAACGGTGGTGTATGCGGCGGAACTTTCCGAGCGGGCGATTCTTGAGGGGATTCGCACTGGGCACGTGTTTGTCGATGTGCAAGGTACGCGGGATCGTGGAATCGAGTTTACCGCGCAGGCTGACGGCAAAACAGTGATGATGGGTGATGCGATTGCGCCTGTTGCAGGCGCGAACGTGCACCTTGTCCTGACGATGAATGGACTGGAGGGCGCGCACGCCGAGGTGATTCGTGATGGCGAGGTGACGACTCTGCTGGATGCCTCGGTAGTGAAGGAGCACACTGAGACGCGCGAGTTTGACTACGAAGCGGATGGGAAGCGGCACTGGGTCCGGGTAAATGTCCGCGCGGCCGATGGGGCTCTGCTGATCCTAGGGAATCCTATATATCTGAACCTATGA